CGCGGCCAGCAGAGCCACCAGCACGACACTCGCCAGCAGGTGGTGCCAACCCTCCAGACGCGGGGCGATCATGTAGTAGATCAGCCCGCCGCAGAGCAGCACGAACAGCAATGATAGGAAAGCGAAGCCGATGAAGACCCGCTGGTCCTCATTCAGGGCCCACTGGCTCTCCACCGCGCCGTCCCAGTCCGACCACTCGTTGCCCAGCTTGCGGTCGGCCGCCGGCCGGGCCTCGGGGATGTCCTTGGTCTCATCTGCCATAGTCGATGCACCTGCAAACTCCCGGCCTGTAAGCCTCTGCCACCGGCCGGGAACGGGTTCCAGACACATACGGCCGGGGAATCCCCCGGCCGTATGTGGACAGGCGTGTCAGGGCGCGGCTCCCTTGTGCGACAGCGGAATCAGGAGGCGGCGGAATTGAGCTCGCTCAAGAGCAATTCCAGGTCCAGCGCGTGCATCCGGGCGCCCATGAACAGCGGCTCGCCCGAAAAGCTGGGGCATTGGAAACAGTCCTTGCCGAAATGTTTCTCGATCACCACGCGCGCGGCTGGGCTCGACATCGCGGCGTCCCTGATCGTCGTATATTCGTCGAATTGCGTTTTCATCCGGGGCAGTCCCACCATCCGGGTCAAAGAGGATTCGAAATACCGGCGCAGAGTGATACGATTCCGCCACCGGGAAACGTCATAGCGGCGCTTGGGCTCAGACCGCCTCCACGCCCTTGATCTGCGGGATTTTCTCTTTCAGGACCCGCTCGACGCCCATCTGAAGGGTCATGGCCGCGCCGGGGCAGCCGGAGCAGGCGCCCTTGAGACGCACCTTGACAATATTGTCCTCGGTCAGGTCCACAAACTCGATATCCCCGCCGTCGGCCTGCAGGTACACGCGCAGACCATTGATTACCGCCTCGATCTGGTCTTTCATCGCTCAAGCCTCCCTGGAGTCCGGGCCGTGCGGCCCGGCCGTTGCATGCTTTCCGTCCCCGTTGCGGGGTCAGATTTCGTGAAGCCGGCTCTCACCATAAGCCATTTTCCGGATTTTTTCCAGCTTTTCCTTGTAGTACTCTATGTTGGGCGGGTTCTGCTCCACCGCCTTGCGGATGAAAGTGAGCGCCCGCAGGTATTCCTTGCGCTTGAAATAGACCTCGGCCAGGGTGTCGAGGTATTCCGGGTTGTCCTTGTCCAGTTCCAGGGAGCGGCGGCTGAGCGCCTCCGCCTGGTTGAGGTTCGTGTTCAGCTCGGCGTAGGTCCAGGCCAGGTTGTTGTAGGCCGGGGCGTTGGTCGAGTCCTGGGCGATCACCTGGCTGTAAGCCAGGATCGCGTCGTCGTAATAGCCCTTCTCCAGATACAGGTTGCCGAGCATGAAACTGAGTTCCGTGTCGGCGGGGTCTTTCTCGACGGCTTTCTCCAAATGCTCCAGGGCCTGGTCCAGCTTGCCGCGGGACAAAAGCAGCTGGCCCAGCATCAGGTGGTAGTTGAGCAGGAAATCCACCCCGGTCCAGACCACCGCCCCCAGCAGAAGGCCCAGTATCACCCGACGCAGGGTGAACCGCCGCCTGAGCGGCGGCCGCACAACAGGGGCCTGGTCCAGGCGCGAGCTGCGAAGCCCCGCCTCCCAGCGGTTCAGGCTCAGGGCGAACCCGTCCAGAAACCGCTCCGCCGCCCGGGCGCAATAGTCGCACCGCCCGGCCGAGTCCAGGCATTGCCCGCAGTAGGACCGTCCGCAATCGACACACACGCCGGTCGCCGGCGTGAGATAGTGCACACAGCAATGTTGTTCCATCCACTGGCCTTTCCAGATTAACGCACAATCAATATATCTTGTTGCGCAACCCCACGCCAACAGATTTTCGTGTCCCGGTCCGCGGCGCTCCCGAACCCTGCAGGGTGGCCTCCGCCCGCGGAACCCCGGCCGGATTGAACTTGACAAAAACCGTGGCGGGGTGTACAATCAATCAGTCTGCCATAAGTTCGGATTTGCTTTGATTTCAACGGGTTGCAGATAATGCTGCGGCCTGTTGCGAGTTGTTGTTACACCGTTCAAGCCGGTTCACCCGCAGGCGCAGCGCCGTGGAGGCAGTCGCGGGCTTGCGCTTGTCACATTCAGTTCTGCCGTTTCATTCCAAGGACCTGGAGAGCGCATGGACATCGCGGAACTTCTTCTTTTCGCCCACAAACAGGGGGCCTCCGACCTGCACCTCAGCTCCGGCGAACCGCCTCGGATTAGGGTCCACGGCGAGATGCTACCGGTAAAGGTCCCGCCGCTGGACAAAAAGGAAGTCCACGCGATGATCTACGACATCCTGAACGACCGCCAGCGCAAGAGCTTCGAGGAGAGCCACGACATGGACTTCTCGTTCGAGCTGGGCGACGTGGCGCGGTTCAGGGTCAACGCTTTCGTGCAGCACCGCGGCGAGGCGGCCGTGTTCCGTACGATCCCCACCGAGGTGCTCAGTTTCGACAAGCTGGGCCTGCCGGCCAACCTGCGCAACCTGTCCAAGCTGGAAAAGGGCATAGTCCTTGTCACCGGCCCCACCGGCAGCGGCAAGAGCACCACCCTGGCCGCGATCATCGACCTGATCAACGACACCCGCCACGGCCATATCCTGACCATCGAGGACCCGATCGAGTTCGTGCACCGCTCGAAGAACTGCCTGGTCAGCCAGCGCGAGATAGGGCCCCACACGCACTCGTTCGCCAACGCCCTGCGCAGCGCCCTGCGCGAGGACCCCGACATTATCCTGGTGGGCGAAATGCGCGACCTGGAAACGATCCAGCTCGCCCTGACCGCGGCCGAAACCGGCCACCTGGTGTTCGGCACGCTGCACACCTCCAGCGCGCCCAAGACCGTGGACCGCATTGTGGACGTGTTCCCGGCCGAGGAGCAGTCCCAGATACGGGCCATGTTCGCCGAAAGCTGCCGGGCGGTGATCAGCCAGGCCCTGCTGCGCAAGAAAGGCGGCAAGGGGCGTGTGGCCGCGCTCGAGATAATGATCGGCACACCGGCGGTGCGCAACCTGATCCGCGAGGGCAAGATCGCCCAGCTGCCCTCGGCGCTCCAGACCGGCCAGAAATGGGGCATGCAGACCTTGGACCAGCACCTCAAGGACCTGGTGTTCAAGGGCGTGGTGGACAAGGAAACCGCGCTACCATTCGCCTCCGACCCGGAGCTGTTCGAGCGCAGTTTCTAAAAATAGTTATCCACGAAGGGACACGAAGGTTCACGAAGAAAGGCCCAAGAGGACAGCTCATAGCGAAACAGCCCCGGCTGCACTGAGCCGGCCCGGCTTCTCAATCGTTTTTACTTAGTGTCCCTGCGTGTCTCTTCGTGGATTTAATATCTTTGCTTTTGCCTTGTTTTGGAGGTGCGGATGGAATTCATGGACCTGCTCAAATATATGGTCGCGCAGGACGCCTCGGACATCTACATAACCGCGGGCTGCCCGCCGATGTTCCGCATTCAGGGTGTCACCGGCCCCTGGGGCGAGGTGAAGCTGCGGCCCGAGGACACCGCGCGCATGGCCGCCGGGATCATGAGCGAGAAGCAGAAAAAGGACTTCCTCGAAACGTTCGAGATGAACCTGGCCCTGGCCTTCGAGGGCATGGGACGCTTCCGGGTGAACATATTCAAGCAGCGTGGCAGTGTGGGCATGGTGATCCGCCAGATCAAGACCCGTATCGCCACCCTGGAGGAGTTGCAGCTGCCGCCCCGCCTGGCCGAGATAATCATGTCCAAGCGCGGGCTGATCCTGGTGGTCGGGGCCACGGGAAGCGGCAAGAGCACCTCGCTCGCCGCGATGATTGACCACCGCAACCGCAACAGCCCCGGGCATATAATCACCATCGAGGACCCGGTGGAATTCGTCCACGACCACAAGATGAGCGTGGTCACCCAGCGCGAGGTGGGCCTCGACACGCACAGTTTCAAGGCCGCGCTCAAGAACACGTTGCGCCAGGCCCCGGATGTGATCCTGATCGGCGAGATACGCGACACCGAGACCATGGAGCACGCCATCGAGTTCGCCGAGACCGGGCACCTCTGCCTGGGCACCCTGCACGCCAACAACTCCAACCAGGCCCTGGAGCGGGTGATGAATTTCTTCCCCCAGGAGCGGCACCGGCAGATCTACATGCAGCTTTCGCTCAACCTGCGGGCCATAATCAGCCAGCGGCTTGTGAAAACCGCCGAGGGAAAGCGCGCCGCCGCGGTGGAGATATTGCTCGACACCCCGCGCATCAAGGATTTGATCCTCAAGGGCGATGTGGGTCTGCTCAAGGATGTGATGGACAAGGGCCGTCAGGAGGGCATGCAGACTTTCGACCAGGCGCTACTCGACCTGTGGAAAGCCGGCCGGATCAGTCTGGATGACGCCCTGGCCAACGCCGACAGCGCCAATGATCTGCGGCTCAAGATCAAGATGGAGAAGCTGGGCGACGGCGGAGAGATGGAGGAGGACAAGAGCGGGCCGAAGCTGAGCATATAAGTGTCAAGCGGAGCCGATTGATCCGCATAATCGGCATAGTCTTTCGTAGGGGCGAGGCATGCCTCGCCAGAAAAGGCTTTTTGGGCACGCTGCGGCGTGCCCCTACTCTAAAGCTGGCTTTGTGGAGCAGGGGCGAACCTCGTGTTCGCCCGTCATACCGCACATTTAATAGAATAATTACGATGAATCTCTGGGAAACAATATCAGAGCGGTTGCTTACACGAATATTGGATTGGGTATTTGGTTCCCTCTGTGTGGCTCTCTTGGCATTGCATATTGGATTTAAGGATAAAATTGCGCTCATGCTGTCACAAGGGCGCTGGTTAATGGTGGCAGAAGCATTTTTATTTGGAATATTGGTTTTGGGATACCTGTTTTACAAATACTGGAGAAACTTTAGGGATAAGCCAAAAATAAAAGAATATATTTTCATCACTGACCCTCCGCTTTATGTTTACAAAAAAGACAAAAACAATCGTTCTTTGCATTGTTACAAATGCCTTTTTAAAGTTGGCCATAACCAATCAAGGATGGGCAGAATACTGGGAAGAGGTTTGACCTGCCCAAACTGCAATGAAACGTTTCTTGAGGACGCAGGATACCCTGGTATTGTGTGTAATATTATATACGAGTTATTTAATGAAGAATTTAAGTATTAAAATATAAATCCCCCCTATTTCCCCCTTTGTTAAGGGGGACTAAAACCTCGCCGGACAGGTGTTCACCGCATTTTCCTCCTTTGCGAGGGTGGGAATATGCCCACAAGCGGCCGTCCGACCGAACCTCCCCCTTTTTCAAAGGGGGATCGAGGGGGATTTAATAGAAATTACAGCCACCTCTGAAATATAACTTAACGCATTCCCGCCCAACCCACTCCCCCGCCAGGGACAGGCCCATCACGGAGGGACAGTCCCATGCCGGTCTACAACTGGAAAGCCCGCACGGTCAAGGGCGAGAGCCACTCCGGCGAGCTGACCGCGGCCAGCCCGCAGGAGGTGATCGGCTACCTGCGGCGGCGGCGGCTGATCGTGGTGGCGGTGGAGCCCAAGCCGCGCGAGATCAAGCTCAAGCTGGGCGGCCACATCAAGACCCGCGACATCGTGCTCTTCTCGCGCCAGTTCTCCACCATGATCAACAGCGGCCTGCCCCTGGTCCAATGCCTGGGCATCCTGGCCCAGCAGACCGACAACGTGCGGCTGCGCAACACGATCAACTCGGTGCGGGTGGACGTGGAGGCGGGCAACACCCTGGCCGACAGCCTGCAGAAATTCCCGCGCCTGTTCTCGAACCTGTATGTCTCGATGGTCCGGGCCGGCGAGACCGGCGGTATCCTGGACACGATCATGCTGCGCCTGAGCGACTATCTGGAGAAGAACGACTCCATCATCCGCAAGATCAAGGGTGCGATGATCTACCCGGCCGTGGTGTTCACCGCGGCCATCGGCTGCGTCTCGGTGCTGCTCATCTTCGTGATCCCCATTTTTGCCAAGATGTTCAAGGACCTGAACCTCCCGCTGCCCCTTCCCACCCAGATCGTGGTGGGGCTGAGCGATTTCCTGGTAGGCTTCTGGTGGCTGCTGCTGGGAGGCATAATCGGCGGGGTGGTGGCGCTCAAGCGCTTCAAGGCCACCGACCGGGGCGAGTACGTGATCGACGCCCTGCTGCTCAAGGTGCCGGTGCTAGGCGACCTGCTGCGCAAGAGCGCGGTGGCGCGGTTCACCCGCACCCTGGGGACCCTCATATCCAGCGGCGTCTCGATCCTGCACGGCCTGGAGGTGA
This genomic stretch from bacterium harbors:
- a CDS encoding NifU family protein gives rise to the protein MKDQIEAVINGLRVYLQADGGDIEFVDLTEDNIVKVRLKGACSGCPGAAMTLQMGVERVLKEKIPQIKGVEAV
- a CDS encoding tetratricopeptide repeat protein, with the protein product MEQHCCVHYLTPATGVCVDCGRSYCGQCLDSAGRCDYCARAAERFLDGFALSLNRWEAGLRSSRLDQAPVVRPPLRRRFTLRRVILGLLLGAVVWTGVDFLLNYHLMLGQLLLSRGKLDQALEHLEKAVEKDPADTELSFMLGNLYLEKGYYDDAILAYSQVIAQDSTNAPAYNNLAWTYAELNTNLNQAEALSRRSLELDKDNPEYLDTLAEVYFKRKEYLRALTFIRKAVEQNPPNIEYYKEKLEKIRKMAYGESRLHEI
- a CDS encoding type IV pilus twitching motility protein PilT — its product is MDIAELLLFAHKQGASDLHLSSGEPPRIRVHGEMLPVKVPPLDKKEVHAMIYDILNDRQRKSFEESHDMDFSFELGDVARFRVNAFVQHRGEAAVFRTIPTEVLSFDKLGLPANLRNLSKLEKGIVLVTGPTGSGKSTTLAAIIDLINDTRHGHILTIEDPIEFVHRSKNCLVSQREIGPHTHSFANALRSALREDPDIILVGEMRDLETIQLALTAAETGHLVFGTLHTSSAPKTVDRIVDVFPAEEQSQIRAMFAESCRAVISQALLRKKGGKGRVAALEIMIGTPAVRNLIREGKIAQLPSALQTGQKWGMQTLDQHLKDLVFKGVVDKETALPFASDPELFERSF
- a CDS encoding PilT/PilU family type 4a pilus ATPase, translated to MEFMDLLKYMVAQDASDIYITAGCPPMFRIQGVTGPWGEVKLRPEDTARMAAGIMSEKQKKDFLETFEMNLALAFEGMGRFRVNIFKQRGSVGMVIRQIKTRIATLEELQLPPRLAEIIMSKRGLILVVGATGSGKSTSLAAMIDHRNRNSPGHIITIEDPVEFVHDHKMSVVTQREVGLDTHSFKAALKNTLRQAPDVILIGEIRDTETMEHAIEFAETGHLCLGTLHANNSNQALERVMNFFPQERHRQIYMQLSLNLRAIISQRLVKTAEGKRAAAVEILLDTPRIKDLILKGDVGLLKDVMDKGRQEGMQTFDQALLDLWKAGRISLDDALANADSANDLRLKIKMEKLGDGGEMEEDKSGPKLSI
- a CDS encoding type II secretion system F family protein; protein product: MPVYNWKARTVKGESHSGELTAASPQEVIGYLRRRRLIVVAVEPKPREIKLKLGGHIKTRDIVLFSRQFSTMINSGLPLVQCLGILAQQTDNVRLRNTINSVRVDVEAGNTLADSLQKFPRLFSNLYVSMVRAGETGGILDTIMLRLSDYLEKNDSIIRKIKGAMIYPAVVFTAAIGCVSVLLIFVIPIFAKMFKDLNLPLPLPTQIVVGLSDFLVGFWWLLLGGIIGGVVALKRFKATDRGEYVIDALLLKVPVLGDLLRKSAVARFTRTLGTLISSGVSILHGLEVTARTSGNRVVQDAVMGSRSSIASGETITKPLKEADIFPPMVIQMINVGEQTGGLDNMLVKIADFYDEEVDTAVESLTAALEPVMIVFLGLIVGGMVVSMYLPIFDLITKMH